The sequence below is a genomic window from Pempheris klunzingeri isolate RE-2024b chromosome 12, fPemKlu1.hap1, whole genome shotgun sequence.
GCAAGAACGCTCTATCCAGTAATCTTCACATCTCTAGCAAAGCATTCAGACACATCTAAAGCAATCCAAAGAGGGCCTCCGTCGTTTATGAGCAGTGAGTAGAGCCCCGCTGCTCCATCTTTATTCAGCAAGTGCAATTCAGTCTCGGAAAAACAATCAGACATCAATCAATAAGAATGACAGCTTCCAGTTTTGTGTACTCAAATGGGGGTACAGATGCATATCTGGTGGGATCCTGACCTCAATGAACTCTTTTGGGCACAGGACATTGTACGCAACATTTGCTGTTGAGCGTAGATATTGACACTCAGTAGTTCACAGGCTGAAAACTGACTGACGCCTACAGTTAATGCACAGAAATGGCCATCTTAATGCTGCCCTGGTCTGctctgccaaacacacacacaaggcattAATGGTGAGTATTTCGATGATCCAAGTGTTGACTACTCGtgtaaatgaggaaaaacaaaaaggtaaaaTTTAAAGTAATACATTcactggaaataaaataaaaatccaaatccaaattattaaaaataaattaaacacacCGTTCAGATGCCCCAGAGCTActgaacatttgtgtttttctgtccaaTTACATCATAAGGAACAATCTTAAACATTGATATTtaataaggggaaaaaaaaacccattagaTTCATCACATTAGTTCCTTCAGCTGCCGACAGCAAAGCAAAAATGGAAACCCAAATCTGATCCATGGTCATTTTGGTGAATCTGTGAAATTATCAGATGGTGTTAAGACTACATTCCTGAATACACAGTTCATTTAATCGAGACATAAAAAGTGGTCGTAGTGTTTGTTCTCGATTATTTGAGTTGCCATGTTGACGGGGTTCCATTAAGTTTATTAGATCTAGTTCGCTTAGATCGGCCAGGGTCAGTTTGCTTTGATTCTAAATGGCTGagatctattttttttattaaaggaCCAAATGTCTGTGGCCCAAACTAGACACTGTCCAGGGTTACTGTGAGAATAGTCTGTGTGAGCTGTAAAATAAAGGTTTCTTCATGAATCCAAAAAGGGGTCTGGATCAGGAGTCAGATATCATTTTTGTCTGCAATCTCAGTGTTTGGatgagtgaaaataaaaacctaTTTAGCAAAGCTTGTGACACTATAAGAGTTAAAGCAACACTACTGCCCTCTGCTGACTGCCTTTCCAACTCAAACCTTGTGCGTTTTTCACATTTATCCTCAGCTTGGACAAACAAAGTGGTCACTAGAGTTCTATAATACTTGTGTTAATGACTCCTCCTACAAGGGAGAAAAAACATAACTCAAATGATACCTAGTCTCGAAATAGTGTAGCAGAAATTAAACTACTCAAACTGTCTTTGAAGATGTCTTTCTTGTCTGCTATGTCTGAAACGGATGAGACAAAGAAGGTGGATTTTAGTCAGATTCTATGTGCGTATTGacttcatcttctcctctcagGGAGGGCAGAACAATATCAGAGGAGATTAAACCCAGGAGGTAGCTACATCTAAGCCTCCATGTGCTGCGTTCTCCTTTTGCTGTGCTGGTGTTTAGTGAGTCCATACTTGAAGAACTCATAGACCGACCAGCTGATGGCAGTGGAGGGCATCTGGTAGATGACCCTCGCCTGGGCTCCCTTGAAGAAGCCCTGCAGGCCGCCCAGCCTGTAAACTGTCCGGAAGGCATGGGCCAAGCCTGTGATCTGTCTGTGGGCTCCTTGGCCTTGGCCCTTGCCTGGACCTTGGCCAGAAGACAAGGATCCGAGGGCTAGAGACTCCTGGGTGTTGAGCAGGGTCTTGCAGACGTCCAGAGGCGTGGTGGCCGCAGCTGCAATGGCTCCAGCCAAAGCTCCAGACAACATGTGGGATGAGGGATTGTACTGTCTGTGGGGGTTGAGCAGCTCCTGAAGGTACTCGTAGGTCATGAAGTGGAGTGCCTGGAAGGGCACATTCATGGTGAGCTGGGTAGTGTAGCTGCGGTAGAACGCAGCAGGGCCTTCTTTCTGCCACACGGCGCGTACACAGTCCAACACGCCGCGGTAGGGCGAATTATACATCTGCATGCGCTGCTTCACAACTTAGGACACATGGGTAGATGTGTTGATGGAGGAGAAGGTCAAATGTCCGGGGGTTGCAGCACAAAAAGGGTAAAGATGGGAAAAGGAATAGAAGACATTAGTGAGCTATTATCTGCAGTAAAGTTGTCCTTAAAGCACAATGCATGtgtcaataaacacacacacagatgcagtgtATGATTTTAGCGTTTGCTCAGACAGCTGCACCCCATCTAACAGCTGCACATGAGGACTCTGGCCAGTGTCCTTCTACTGACAAGTCTGGGCAGGTGGGCTAGAGGCAGCTATGAAAGCCAATATGTGGGACTACAAGGGTTAAGGCCAACATGTGAAGATGGTTTGCCCAGGCGTGGCACCTGTACGGGTCTTCAGTTGTGTTCTCTAAGGCAAACTTTTGTTTTGAGAGAGAAAACGCATTAACATCCATCCTACGTCGGTGGTCAAAGGCAAAGCACTCGGAAAAACGGCACTGAACCGCAACATGTTGCGCTTACCTTCAGCTGGGTTCATAACAGCATCATGAAGCAGTGTGGCCACACACCCAGCTGTTCctgcaacaaacacacctcagaaattacaacacacagaggaaggcACGAGGAAAACAGAAGAGCCTGCAGTGAAGGCAGAGaacaaagaaaatgcattttctctTGCAACAATGAGAACCCTTCGTCATGTCACAGCCTTCCCCTAGTTCCTAATTCCTAAAAGCTGCATATGTCATGCTTGTAACGGTATATCATCACAGCTAAACTGGCACATATTCAGTAAATTGCACAGGTGTAAACTACAGATAGCGCTCGACCAAACTCCGGGGGCCAAACCTGAGCTAAGAGAGCCACCTAGTGGACAAGGCAGTTCTTTGCTCCCTTTCAAGGAGACATAAACCAAAACCATGAGCCTGACAAGAGAGGACcgacagaggagagagcagatgAGACGGGAGAAAGAGGACTTACCCAGCCTCCCACTAAACTGGaaaacaaggagagagagagagagtagggAGAACAAGGAATAAGGAAAAGGTTGACAGTCAGAGCAAGGTTTTCAAACTGAACCTTTAGTTGAATCTCTTTCTATTTTGGAGCCAAGGTGACTTATCTGAGCTTGACCAAAATAAGGCCACTGACAGATCAACAGCTGACCCTGGCACTTCCTGACAGTGTAGTGTACAACTGTAGCTATGAAAAGGCTCTATCCAATTTGATGGCGTGCCAGGGGTTTTTAGGACTGGTCAAAGCACGTCTGCGCTGCACCCGGATTAGGCTGAGTCAGCAGCTTCATGGAAGATGGCAGCGACATTGCTCGGCATTAGCGTTAGAGTTAAGAGTTAGAGTTAAGTTCTACATATCGGCCTAACTTCTGGTGATCTCAAAGCAAACATAGCCCTACATGATCTGAACATTTACGGCGCATGtcactgttaatgtgtgtatatgcatgtttTATGGTACCATTAGCCAAATGGCTGTTAGCCCCTGGGTGAATGACATCACTTAGAGTCTTTTTGAGTTTCTCATAGCAGGCAAAATAGAGGGCATGGGCAGGTCCAGCCCCAACTGCTGTCGCATTCAGCCCTCTCATTGGCCGCCAGACGCCCTCTGTGGTTACGATTCGGCGAAGAGCATCCATGACGTTCCTGTAGCGGGCTGCGGGGGCAGGCTGGAGACTCTGCATTCGCGTctggaaaagaggagaggcTGGAATGTAGCAAAGGTCAAACTTAACAGTGTGTGCTTTTCCCACCCGCCAGGGCACGGTGTCAAGTTTAGTAATATGTCCAATTAATTTGACCTGAATTGGTATAAAAATAGAACGTACTGCATCTTTTAAACCTCACCATGTCTGCAGACTACAGCAGAGAGTAGCACGGCAGAGTCCTGAATAGACCGCAGTGTGAATAAGGGGTCAAATGAGGGAAATGAAAAGTTCGACattgtttgtggtgtgtgttggtgtacaTGCATAATTGAATAGAAGGAAGTATGTTGTTACAAGCTCCAAGGTCACAGGGGGACATAAGCTGACTTCCTGTAAGCCTCTTTTCCCACTGACCCTGAAGCAcacctttctctcttcctcttaacacacacacacacacacacacacacacacacgagataAACGATAGGCTGTGCGAACATTACCTAAAGGACAAGAGCAAGGGATCAGTGTTTCAGTCACCTGCTATGTGGTATTTTTGAGAGGTTTGCCTGTGGACGGACGgggtgagtgtgtctgtctctgaagaacTAGCTGCGACATAATCCCTGAATACCAAACTTCCAGCTGAATGGACAAACTTACACCCCACTGTGTACGTGCACGTAGTGGTCTGGCAAAGCGGAAACATGGCCTCATGTCACTGTATACAAAAGCTGTGGTATGCAGGACCCAAAGAGAGCTGGCAAACAATGGTACGAGTATATGCATCAAGTTACTTCACGGCTGGCACACACACCTAATCTGTTTGCATGGTAGTGGAAAGAGACCACAATCTGAATAGCGGcttcctcattcattcattcattcattcattcatgcccCATACAAACTCCAGCATGAGCGTCTTGCATGTAACAGctgaggctctgctgtgttAATCTAACGTATGTTTGCACATCCAGACAGCAATGACCTTTGCACTTAATGTAAACACTACATCAACCACTCTCTGTAGAAAACACTGAAGACTTTGGTTCAATTCAGGTGGAAATCCATTCATGTGCACTGTGCAGCACACACTGAGAAAACCCTACAAACgcaacaggctttttttttttttttttaaatccacaaCCAATTACTGGGGTTTAGGATACATTAAGAGCACACGGCCGTGTTTTCTGAACTATAATTACACAACAATCTCTTAAGTGAGGAGCTCATCATACAGAATGAAAAGTCTTTATCTGGTGCAGGGGGAAAGCTCCGAGTAAGAAacctcaaaataaaaaaaaggaatatgcTAGATGCactgtgtatatttttttaattatcctgcaaatatctctttttctttgcatgAATGTAGGAGCTGCATATGCGGAAGGCTTTTATGCTGAGTCACGCTGCTCTAAATTTCCTGCGGCTGGCTTTGAAAAGATGCTGAGATCCAATAGCTGTGAGGGCGTTCACTCACACGAGAACACGAGAAGGCTCCGTAAAACACCGATCCTGTCCAAGTTCAGGGCTGGACAGGCCGCAGCAGAGTCACACTCCAGGTGGAAGAGACACGGATGAAGCAGGGGCAGCTTTTCACTCTGACACGGACAGCTGACTGCTGCTTGCACCATCTCTCTAACCCCAATGCCTGTGTGAAACATCACTACTGCGTTGGTGGCTGACCTCTTGGGGCGATGGGTCAAGCCTAAAACCACATGATAAGAAGTGGCCATATGAAGTTACATGACTTTGCATGTGATGatcacaggtttttttttttttttttaaaaatgtgaatctgCCAACAGATGCTCCTTTGTGGGCTGGAAATTGGCCAAATTGTCCCAAAACTGCAGTgagtgtgatttgtgtgtgtcttgtaaTAACAGGGCTGCAGGCTGCAAGGGAACAACAGCATCTAACAAGCCCCATGTTTTTGTAAACAGAGAGTACAGCTGTGGTCTGTGGCTCTTTACAGCTGTTTACTTCCACCAAATGTGCACATTGGTTATGCAACACATGTATCTGTGGAGGCTTTAGCAGCACAATTCGGTGATGTTTGGTGGTTTTTATGCGaagacaccaaacgggctgctGTGTTTAACCCTGCTAAAGGTTGTCATAACAACTGGTCAGCAGCTAATGCTAGCAGCGCTAAACttgtgctagcatgctaacaggttAGCTAAGGGTGTGAGGCGCTAGCATGAGCTGGGCTGACTGACCTTGTCCCCGCAGCGTGTTTTAGGTTAGCCAGCAAGCTAATAAGCTACGCGACGAGCATGCTGGTGGGGGTAACAGAGGCCGGGCGGTGAGAGCACCCAGCAGTCGTTTAGTAAAAAGTTGTGGCTCAGCTGGTTAGCCTCTGAGCTAAGCTACCTTGACACAGTCGATGGGGAACATGAGGCAGTGCTCCATGATCCCGGCCACGGCTCCAGCCAACATGTGGGTGCTAGTGGAGGCTCCCTGTGGCAAACCCTCATAGTCCGGTTCAGAGTCCTCTATCGGTGCCTCTTGTGCACTCCTGGTGAAATCAACAGTCTGCAGCTGGGTTTCCCCTCCGATCCGGGGCGTCAGGCTCCCCACGATACTTTCCGAAACTCCCCAGAATCTGCCCCCCAGCCACCGAACTTCTGCCCCGGCAGAGGCGCCAGCAACCCCGGGATCATTGCTTGTGGTCTCCGCTGTCATCCGACGCCTCCTCACAAACCCATCAGCTTCCATGAGAAACCAGGTAACGCAGTTCGCAGTCTTCAGGGGGGAGATTTTCAGTCCTGAAGTTTTACATTCCCATGTGGTGGTCTCGCAGCCTCTCGCCCGCTACACCATCCCCTCCCCGCCTCTGCACGTCCCTGCAGGAGCCCAGCAAAGGGAGGCCCGGGCGGACAAACACGCACCGAGCTCCACCACAGGCCGCGATGAGGAAACGACCCCTGATTGGCGGCTGGAGccaagtccttcacgcgctaTTGGATGATGGACCTGCCACTCATGACCGCATCGTCCAACCCTCTCATGTGGCGTCTGTAAAAGCCATAAAAGACACCCAGGTCACTGTAGGTCACTTTGAAAGGGCTTAAAATACACATATGGCACACTTCTATACAATGTGTGTTCAGTTTAATGTGTTAACACTTGAGTTTTGCATTGGTGCAGCTTTTCTAACCTCACTTGCAGTGTCTGTGAACGCAGCGTATCTTTATCTCTTTCACTgacactactcacaaaaagttagggatgttcgactttcaggtgaaatatatggaaaatgtaaaaagtgaatgctacagtgatattatatcatgaaagtagggcatttaagtagaagcatgcaatggtcatttcttcattttaaacaatttatttgaagaaaatctaccaacagtggtaggtataccacaacaaaacattttcagtgtctcaataaattgggatgtggccaaaggacgtccactcctctcctttctgtgactcttccagtctctgtatcactgttccaacctcctgatgaccctctgtgaccctctaagctcagtgaacacctccgtctgaggacttcctgtttgaagcctcaagtgttgaggtgctgctgatcaactgttaggtgtcgtcttggtctcatgatgtcagaatgtgaacagcaggatgaggaggactgtttaaataccaattctgactgaagcaggaaatgtattggtggattcatggatcaaacctgttgtgaatgttgctgttaagcttcttgttagagaacagcaactggtgcagaaagtactgagacactgaacagttggacatgtgcattcaaaggtttagagaaggtcacattaagttcacctggaaaggttagaaggcattttaggttcatcctgaaatttcacctgaaagctgaatatccctaactttttgtgagtagtgtatatttgtatttgacataatggagaaaaaaagaaacttcaTCAGTTGTTTATTCCACTGTTTCATCGTTAATTCATTATcatgtgcagctgcaggagggaaaaaataaagtcaTGCAAGCAGCTGCATAACAGCAGCTGTGATAATAGTTTATGTAAATCTCCACCTGTGATTCAGCCCACTGATTTTCACATCaactctctctcactgtgtttaTCAGTGAGTATTTCAGAtagttattttcttattttggcaCTAAAAAACTTCAAATGTGCAGTATTTACTAATATAAAGTACTAATTTGTTCAGAATAAGGTTAATATCTTTTCCAAAAACTGAACAATCTAGTTTATTTACTGTAaggtaacattttttttttaaagttgtgtAGTTCTGCTTAACTTGGTAAaagtttattgtgtttattaaaatgtttatttttaaccaGAATTTTAAAATCATAACTAACGTTACATGATTTAAGAGTTACATGTATTGGTTATATTGTTGATTGATTTGTCAGTTACAGTTTAAAgagtttagtctataaaatcTATGAAGATAATATTTTAAGAATGCACATCATAATTTGTCAGCGTCAGAAAAAGCATGaatcttttaatttgttttgtttgtgcaggAGTCCAAAGATACTGAATCTAAAATCATATATTGTGTCGATCAAGcaaaagattgattgatagacgaattgtttcatttgttcatgCAGGCATTCATTAATCCTTCCACCCAGATATTACACATGGCCACTACCCTAACACAAGCACACCTCTTGTCACTAAACTTTTTATTCAGAAGATATTAAACAGTGTTTCTATTATATTTCTATAC
It includes:
- the slc25a28 gene encoding mitoferrin-2 yields the protein MEADGFVRRRRMTAETTSNDPGVAGASAGAEVRWLGGRFWGVSESIVGSLTPRIGGETQLQTVDFTRSAQEAPIEDSEPDYEGLPQGASTSTHMLAGAVAGIMEHCLMFPIDCVKTRMQSLQPAPAARYRNVMDALRRIVTTEGVWRPMRGLNATAVGAGPAHALYFACYEKLKKTLSDVIHPGANSHLANGTAGCVATLLHDAVMNPAEVVKQRMQMYNSPYRGVLDCVRAVWQKEGPAAFYRSYTTQLTMNVPFQALHFMTYEYLQELLNPHRQYNPSSHMLSGALAGAIAAAATTPLDVCKTLLNTQESLALGSLSSGQGPGKGQGQGAHRQITGLAHAFRTVYRLGGLQGFFKGAQARVIYQMPSTAISWSVYEFFKYGLTKHQHSKRRTQHMEA